The following are from one region of the Lacinutrix sp. Bg11-31 genome:
- a CDS encoding GTP-binding protein yields the protein MSLTNEIVLRPRFKFDINEENNTLLKLFEDTKNTQTSFIVSRVDDHVFIKIPKAKQHFWSPQLHLEINKNEDRNNSTLYGLFGPNPTVWTLFMFLHFVVIGLFLGFGIWAYANWSLESDYSIQLFISFLMVLIWFILYFGGRMGKKTGTDQMHELHHFMRDTLRDQDIHAENN from the coding sequence ATGTCCTTAACAAACGAAATAGTATTAAGACCGCGTTTTAAATTTGATATTAACGAGGAAAATAATACACTTTTAAAACTTTTTGAAGACACTAAAAACACACAAACTAGTTTTATTGTTTCTCGAGTAGACGACCATGTTTTTATTAAAATACCTAAAGCGAAACAGCACTTTTGGTCTCCGCAATTACATTTAGAAATTAATAAAAATGAAGACAGAAACAACAGTACTCTTTATGGATTGTTTGGTCCAAACCCAACCGTTTGGACGCTTTTTATGTTTCTACACTTTGTGGTTATTGGCTTGTTTTTAGGTTTTGGTATTTGGGCTTATGCTAATTGGTCTTTAGAATCAGATTATTCTATTCAATTATTTATAAGCTTTTTAATGGTACTAATCTGGTTCATCCTTTATTTTGGAGGAAGAATGGGTAAAAAAACTGGAACAGACCAAATGCATGAACTGCATCACTTTATGCGAGACACACTAAGAGACCAAGATATTCACGCAGAAAACAACTAA